In Rhodamnia argentea isolate NSW1041297 chromosome 1, ASM2092103v1, whole genome shotgun sequence, the genomic window TAAATCGAGTGGTTCTGGAGTCCAATTTACTTAATgttaaattgtgaaaattcgTGCAGCACTGGTATATGATACATTTGTTTTTTGTATGCACAAACAAAAGataatttgggtttcgggaatTTCATTATTGATTATATCTTCTGCACCtctgttcttgaatttttcgttTTAGAGGtctgtttgtgatttttttttttcattcgatACCGAATATCACAAATGTTTAAAGTATGTAGGATCATCCTGATTTTTCGTTAGTTAAAAATGTATTTATCTTGAGAATTTTAACGAGAAAGTAAAATCTACTTAATATGTTCATAACAAACCGACcctcaatttatttatttttaactttttcctttgctttgttATTTGGTCttctgaattttatttttatagtaaataTGGAATGTTCAGATTATGAAGACTTCGCAGCGAAGAAAGTGGGTCAATAGCGAATAGATTAGATGTAGGACCATAATGACAGACCAACCGATCGTGATTTTCACATCAATATTTTCCAAGTTTGGTAACACAATAAAATGCAATCTAAATAGGAATATAGAGATTGCTTTGgtatgttattaaaaaaaaaaaaagcaaacgtGGATGTGGAAAACATCACTAGTAAAATACAAGCTCGGCTCAAGCCTATCACAATTAAGTTACAAATGAATTCGAGTTCAAGCTTAATAAGCTCGAATTCTTTCCCTAATAACGATATATTACATAGATTTCaagatttttgactttttaacTATCGCATACTTTTGCAAATGAGAGAAGCTCAAGTAAGTTTGCGAGCCCGACAAGCACGAGCTGAACTCAACAAGATAACCAAGCAGTTTGAGCTCGGACTTAGCTTCAAATCATACAAGTCAATATTGATAACAATTGAGTTTATGCTGGATCTATTCGCTCAGTCTCACCCTACCATTTATTCGATTCGCTAATCACCTGTGTGCAAACAACATAAGtggggattcaaaatttttttttcaaagaagttCCGGCATTAGTAAATAAGTTTCTTGATTAACCCTAAATTGAGAAAATCTAATGCATGGCTGATGAAAAATCTTTAGTAAAGCACAATTGATTACACAAACACTCGGTTGTTGGTACGAGTGATCACATGGCAACATAAGAGATTGTAATAGGCCGCCGTCACTCCATTATCTATCAGGGAGAAAAGGAGGATGTCGGAACGGTCAGAGGACGGATACAGCCAATCCTAGCAACTCCTACTATCCATACCATAAAGAGGTTTTTTAACATGCTTTGAagtagggtaaatttgtcttcaaataaaaaaaaaaattaaggtaaaTTGCAGTTTAACCCCTGTACTATCACGATTTTCTTGATCGACCCAGTAAGTCAATTCGTTACTGCCAACCCCTAGAGTTTCAATTATGCCCCTCAAGAGACCCGTTTCCGGCTGGACGTGACGAACTTTGCTTGTGACTTCCGAACGCTCACATAAAGGCGCAGTGTTACTGTTTTAGCCGGACCGAGTGCTTGAATTTGCTCGAATGATGGCGCGAGCATTGGATTCTACTGTGCCAAACTGAAATTTTGGGCCAATCTGAGTCGAAACTCAAACAGTGAGGATTGACTGAAACAAGTCGAATTATGAGGGGTTGAATCAACCCTGAAATACAGGGGGCATAAAGCAATTTGCTCCCTTTGAAGCAAGTAGCAATCTCACATGCTTGCAGGGTCAGGCATTGATAAGCTGAAAAAATATGGATGGGACGGCAATACAGGAAACACATATTTGCATCCAGAGATATCAAGTCTGCATATTCTCATACTTGAACATTGATCCATCATCATTCAACAGGAGAGTGCTGAAACTGCATATAGTTTTCTTCTCACTTCTttcttcaaagaaaatatgctcCTCGGAAGCCATGACATCGCAGTTAAATTGAGCAAGAATTGCAAGAAAGTTGTGAGAGTGTCGTGTTACACATCATCTTCTCCCTCAGAAGTTAACAAGAATGCTGTTTGTTACTCTTCACTAGTCACCTATGACGAAAACTCCGCTAAACTAAAGAAGTTAAGCTGCGTGTTTTCCCTACCAACAAAAATGTAACGCACAATCTCCTAAACTAAAATGTCACAATTACATACCATTCGCAAAAGCAAAGACACGATTTGCTATGAGGACTTGGATAACAACTCACTGCCTCAAGTGAAAAGGGACAGTGTGATATAATTAGTGACTTGTGTAAGCAACCCGCTTGCACCACTTTACCTTTGAAAGGCTATTTGAATATATATCCAAATTAAGTTTGGCTCTCCCATCTGCTGCAAAGTCACATTTCGCATCTCAAGATGACCTAAGATGTGGCCTAAGTCCATGGTAGCAGGTTGCGAAGTCTCGTGGCCCAGCTCGTGCTAGCATTATTGTTGATTGGAGCCAAAGTGATTCTTTCAGCATTAGCGACGGCCCATTTGCTGAAGTCAGGAGAAGATACGAGTTCTTCCAGGGATTTTTTGGTGTACTCTTTGGTGATCTTTCTCCACTCGTCATCTGAGTATCTCTTCCTATCACCATCAGGTGTGGTGTGGAAGGTAGAGTAGTAAGCCTCTGGACCGGATGGCTGAGTAGGTGGCGTCCTGCTCCCTGAGGAATTGCAGTTCGTGTAGAAGATGATATAATGAGGACCAACTTAGCAATATGGACATAATATCAACTAACTGAAGCAAACCTTGCAAGGGAGAACTATACAATCCTGGAGAGGACATTTTGGACCTGCCTCTCTCATCATATGAATCATGCAAAACATGGGAGTTTCGTGGTGTTCTACCGTAGTCCTTAGGGGATGAAAGCAGTTTCCTGCAAAAGTTCAAGGAGCTCAGGGACAAGTAATAGTGAAATGAAACTCAATGTCTCAGGTACCAGCTTGGGCTTAGTTGATAGAGCACAACATACAAAATTCAGACGTTTTTCTTAAAGCACCAACTGATAAGCCGTATGAATATAAATAAAAGAGTTGGTCATGATTTTAATGAAGCGATTGAATTTGGCTGCTGACAACAAAACAAGAGATGGAAGTAAAGACAAAGCAAATAGATTAATCTGTTCTACTGTGCTTAAGGCTTAACCTCACCATGCATTTACTGTAGCAACCccaaaaaatcaattgaagaaaatgcaTGATACCTGACTTGTCAAGGAATACCTGCACAGTCGGCGAAAAAATCTCAATCTGCCAAATCTCCTGATCATATATGAGGTAGCAATACCAGATATCAATGCTGCTAGAGCAAGTATGGGATCAAGGGAACACTGAAACGTAATCAGTCGGCAACAAAAAGTGAGTCAGGCCTCAATGGTCAAGCTAGATTGTAATTAACAGATTTACATGCTAAAAGAAGATTCTCaagataaaaggaaacaaacctGAAGGATCATAACAGCAGCCAAAACTCGAATGGACCATGCAACAAAATGAGAAGTGCTTACATCAACTGACCCATCTTCTGTGAGGACAAGTTTCCGGACAACCCAAAATCCCAACCAAGCTCCAGTAAGGACCAGAAAGACTAGGAGAAAAATTGCCAACTGTAGTCTCCAGAAAAGCGAGCAAACTTTAGTGACAGGTCTGTAAAACAAGATGTACGTGTCTATTGCAATCtattaaattagcataaaacATAACAATCTCCTCATAGAATGCAGGTGAACAGTCAATGGGACCATTGTTCCCAAAACTGAAACTGAGACTGGGCATTACTTCATGATAGATGGGCTAATTTATGAAACAGATAGATGGTTTAATTCACTCAAATATATTAACTTAGAATACAGTCCTAGACAGAAACTGAATAACAATCTACAATCTGGTTGCAAAACTATGAGGATCCAACACAACCTGCTATTTGAACTATAGACAGTATATACAAGACCTAGGTATAAAGCGTGAAAAACGATGACCAATTCAAAGTGGATACAGAATTTTCGAGCTATATACTTCTTCAGCAGATAAGAAGGAAAATTTGTACAAGGGAAACCTTTACTTTCTTAAGGGAAAATATCAGCCTGGAAGGTGAAAAGATGACAATTAAAAGGGCTGCCTTGTTACAGCATTCCAGAATACATAGCTGACTATATTGGGGAATTAACAAGCATGCTTCAGAACTGTATTAATCATTCTAAGCACTCAAGCGAATCCAATGCAAAACAGTTTAAGCTTCACAGCTGCAAGTCTAGGTATGATATTGTAAACTTGTATCCAATATAAAACTGCAGTTCATTAATGCTTTGTACTAACTGATTGAAAAGGTACAttccaataaattgatttttttaattggtCTACCCTGATTATCATATCAAAGTGTGAAGATAACACTAATTAAAGTAATAAACATCATGAAAAATTCACATTGACCAAGAATAAAACATTGAAGGTATTTCTTCTTGCCATGAAAACATTGCATGACATAagaaacacacacaaaaaaaaaagcaaatattttcagaaacaaagtagaatgaaaaaaaatctttttccaaccTTAAGTACACCCAGAATTAATATAAATTATGTAGATAAAAATCCCATGCAACTTATGGGTATAATGCTAGTAGTTTAAGTCAACAGGTCATAATTCAGtagttggaaggaaaaaaaatgagtatcTGCTTGAAAACAGACTGACAGCAATAAAAAGTCTGTTGAAAACTTACATACAGGATTGTACATGTCTTCGCTAATTCCCAACTCTGAGAGTATTGAATGAAAAAGTCCAGGCAAGTAGCGGAGAAGGAAAGAGCCCAAACCGATCTGAACAAAAGGGGACATCATACTTAATGCAGTAGATTCTCTCTCAATGAAAGATTAAGAATTATGCTCAGCATCCGGATACTCACGAGAGATGAATATATGAATATCATGAGTGAATTTTTTCGCCCAGTTGGCAACAGCCTCATTCCCTGTCAATGATCATTAACAAAGAAATAAGAACTAAAGCACCTCTTTATAGTTCCACAAAAGGGccttataaaaaaacaaatggaaaaagaacAACCACTGGCTTTTAAGGTTAAAAGTACAAAGCACAATATTCACAAAGTAAGCAGACGTTGGATAGCTAGGTGGAAAGAACATATGTGTATGTGTACAACTGGACGCAAACATACATAACCATGCATATTATGAGCCAAAGGAAGAATGGAAATAGGGCATGGTCATAGGAAGAGACTTCCCTGTACTCATGAATTTAAAATGGTTGGATGTACATCAAGAGAAGTGCATGGCAACATGATATACAAAACTGTGCGAGAATATTCAGTCTTCAAACTCAAACTAATGCAATATAACAGAAGAAAGTCTCCTGACCCAACCAAATTGCATCTATCTATAAGAGAACTGGCTCAAATTGAACTTAAACTTGACAATAGAAAGAATAGAGTAGGGTAAAATTCTACATAACCAGTTATATACATCGATTAAATCTCTAGAATACTGAATTTAGAACTGAGAAAACCAGATATCCAAGCCATAGAGATGTGATCATTGTCCATTCAAAGAAGCAACCAAGAATGATACTATGAAAAATTCAACTAGAGAGAATCCATTCCACCTGAAAAAGAACCATCAGCACAACAAGGATGATGCCAACTGCCATTGCACTGCTGTAGTAGAAAGCCAATGAATTGCTCAAAGAAGATGCAAAGGTCATTAAAACCAAGCCCATGACCAAGAGGACTACCCGATACAGGAAATATTCTGTGAAACATACACAAGCGGTATTTATATAGTGTCAAAAGTTAAAGGGGAAAAATATGCAGGCAGACAATTCATTCATCAATTCCTGCTAGACACCTTCTTCAATTGACAACTCAAAAGTTTCCAAGGATGAACCAGCTACTCTTATATCTAAGAGCTTATGGTCAAATGGTGACATTGACCGAAACCATGAACCCTTGCCAACTTTTTCCCATTCGTTTTGAGGGCACATGCACGCTCCAAGAGATAAATTCCTGCAAATTAGAGTAACAGTTAGGGTAACATTCTTCAATAGCCTAAGCCTATAAATAACATGGACCAGAATAACTGGATAGAAATTTCTCCTGTCTTAATAACTTTCAAGCAAATCATAATTAATATAAGACAAGCCAAACTGTGCACACTCAAGAAAGGAAATTCATTCGTGCCTTCTGAAACATGAATTGCAGCATCAATCTCCCCAAAAAACAATTACTTGATGGCAAAACTCAAAGATTTTATCAAGTTAAGTATAGCTTCTATGTGATACTTGGAGTTAGTTTCACTGCGAAGAGGGATCCTCCACTGATTGGCACAACTTTCctcaaaagaaaacccaaaatatTGTGCCTCCTTCCACTGAAAAAAGGTGTACAATGACTCTGAGGGTTCAATTATCCATGTCTAACATCAGTAGATCAACATGTCACTTGACAATGCTATACAATGAAAGAGTAAAATATTAAATACGCACTCCAGAGGCACAATCAGCAAAGAATCACAAATACTCACCTGTGGAAACAAACCTCAAACTTGGCCGGACGAAGACTGCTACTATTAGAGAGAATTTTCACTTTAACTGAATGGGCTATTTTACTCAAATGTTTCATCCTTGATAAACCATGGATATGAACTCTTTCACAAAACAGAGAAGTGCCGGGCCTGGAACCAGGAGAGTTTTCCACCAGCAATACAGGAGATAGTTGCACTGAAGTAGATTGACCAATAACTGCAAAATTGATACTACAGTAGTAAGTTTGAAGCATATGCATGGAAATGAAAGAAATGGTTATGCTGCATTATGatgtgttgaatttttttttggtcataatgaTGTGTTGATTATGACCATAATCTGTTTCTACAATTTTTGGCTCCTCTATTTCTGGAATATATAATCATACAAGTAGAGCAATATCGAATCAAAAGCTATGCGAAACCAATTTTAGTTTACATCACACAACTCTTTTATCGAATTAATGAGCAAAATCAAGTGCCTCTATCTGGCAATTAGTATATCTGATACAAACTATCATGGAACTGAATGTTCAAAATATAGTATCTTGTGCACACAATTGATCCTTCATAGCCTCTTTGGCAAGACACTTCCATAAAGGCAATGATGGTTAGGAAGAACAACTGGTCCGATAAGTAGAGAAGACAATTGAAGTATGCATGTTTTCCCCAAACTTACCTTGACCGGGACGCACTTAAAAAACTGAAAGGCAATAAGACAATTACTTCTATCATAAGCCACAAGCATGAGAAGATGAAACAGCTTAATGAAGGTAATGCACAAATCGTTACTTTCATGTTTATAGCCACGCAAAAATCAGGACTTACAAGGATTTTAATcagatttctctctttctcttataGGTAAGGTGGAACCCACCATAGGGCATCAAGGGATGCAAACCCAAATATAGAAAAAGCTCAAGCAACAAAACGGATCTcagttaaaaggaaaaagtcatATAAAAAGTCAGTTAATGCATTTACATCAATTGTAATTTTCTataattccaaaaatattacaaaaaaattagaacactCATTTTCTTCACTGTTTCTCTTGTATCTTTCCAAAtaaaccaaaaaacaaagagagggACCAAgaaattctccttttttggcCATGCTGCAAagatatctttttgtttttttggccaactcaattgatttttcaatccAGGTATTGAAAATGAAGCTACCCATAAGTCAAGATAACCCAACACATGCCCATTTCTtatttccttcatcttctttcaaATTCTTGCTCAGTTGGGTAAAGAAACAGGAAAACTCTGCATAGTACAATTACCAGTTGAGTATTTCTTGGGGATTTTGGATGCAAAATTATTCAACAAACTTTTAGTAACAAAAACCATTGCAAATTCATAGCATAAAGTAGTCATTGATAGAAGAGACCCGTCAAATTGGCACCTTAATCTGCACTTTGGAAGAGTAATCTTTGATAGATACAAGATCTATAGACATAacacgaaaaacaaaaaaaattaacaacaacaagaagaaatAATCATTTTCCACTAAGTGGTTTGGCAAAATGTACTAGAAGTGAAAAGCGCCACTACTCACAAGGCATAGCCGAATCAACTGACTGCAACTATAGAGTATGAAACTGGTAGGGAACTCTTGAAACGCTACGTTTGGTAAGGCAAGGGTTCATTACGTGATTGTGATTCGAATCCATCTCCTTTGTCTTTTTACCAATTGCCATTGCGGAGCCGGAACACAATCAAACACAGGCAACCAACACTCAGTCGCCCATATCAATACCCACAAAACAAACTACAAAAATGTCCTTTCTTTCTCTCGCAGGGGAAAAGGGGCCAGAAATGGATTGAGGAATTTCATCCTGCTATTGCCGTGAAGCTGTGGGATTTCCACGAGGAAAGAAGAAAACGTGAACTCAAATCTAATCAGGAAAGAAGTTCCAAAACACATTTCAAACAGCTGAAGCGCACAATCAACTAGTAGCCGTACGTCGAATCCTTAGGGAAGCCGATCAAATCCAGTAGCTTACGAATACAGAGAAAGGTACAGAAACGAAGAAAAAGCTCAAACCTAAGGTGGGTTCCGCGGCTGAGCCAGAGGCGCCATAGAATAGGAGGAAGAAAATCCAGAAAGAGCAAATGAAGCTGCGAATTCGTGCGGAAGAGTCCATGGCCTCCGTGGTCGCTGCTGGGGAAGACGGAGGAGGGTATCTTCGGTAGCTTTGCAGCTTCAACCGTAAACATTCAAAAGCGCCATCTTTCTTCACAAAGGAAAGAAGAACTGAACTGGATCAAGAATCAGCGGGCCGGTTAATCCCAAATTTTTCGTAAGTACTGGACCACTAAGAAAGCCCATCGGAAGGGTCCATGGTTCACCTGAAAAGGGGCAGCCCGACCAGGCTTCTTGGTCCTGTCCCTGTCCAGGCGGTGCTCTTCCCTAGCCCCCGGCCAGGTCGCGACACGCCAAAAGtcctttctaaaaaaaataaaaatccgtggaacgttgtatattaaatgaatattttttatatatgcatgatatattattatttttataattttttacttaTAATCAAAAGAAGCTATGCCATGAATACTTCCGTAATTTGATCCCAACCAGCCtagaaaataatataataataacaccaattcagtcccaaacctttttgcatttatgccaattgattcaatttggccaattttgaccaaaaattacTTATGTAAACATCTCTTAACCAACATAGCACTGCTTACGCTGatttgtatattttttaatattatttaaatatttttaataattttttttggttttattttattttttattttcttgcactttattgggggggcggggggtcgcgtggggggggggggtggggggggggggagggggggggggggggttttgggtgtcggtgctacatagacCCGGTCTCCTgcgagtcttaaatattttttggccaaaaaaacttttggtacccttttcaatttagtcctattgtttttgccaattgaatttggCCGATTTTCAAATTATGTAGAATTTTTGTAGATGGCTTACGAGAGtggttttttaatattttaatattttaataatttttgttttattttatttttattttttacgttTTTTAGGCGAAGCTCATTGTGTAGAAGAGATGGTCGAGTGGTTCAAGACCTTGCTTATTGCATGGCTCCTAATAAAAAAAGTgtcagaaagaaaaagaagaaaaaaattactagaaaaattaaaggtttaagactaaattggtatcaatgtaaaaaattaaggactaaattggcacaaataaaaggtttaaggctggattgacattaatgcaaaaggtttagaactaaatttacatcaataaaaaatttaagactgaattgacatcaacaTAAtatgtttgtgattttttttttttacacttttcctgGCAAAAGTCCGTGCCCCCATCACTGTTTCCACGGCAAAACACACTATTCACTTGAAATTGGTGTACTAATAGCACGTTTTGCAAAAAGCAACTATTACACCGTCATGTTTAGTACAAGTTCACCGTCCGGTCAAATGTTTGCTTCGTATGCCGTAATCCCTATCATAATCAAAGTTATGATAGCCAAATGTTTGCTTGCAATAATAGTTAGGCGGCAATCCCTATCATAGTGAAAGTTATAATAGCGGACTCAACTCCCATGTGAAATTTATTAACCTATTTAGCCTTCATGGCTAGTCCAAAATGCCCGTCTCGTTAAGTTTCTTGTAGTTAATGAAATTAAACCTAATCCAATATGAGTATAATCcgtattttggtaaaaaaattgactttatgATAGGATTTTTTCACTTAATGGTAAGATTGCTTTCACTTAataagaaacaaattttttggcttattttgagaagtaaaaattttaactttttcgtTATTAAAAACATATTCTAGAATTAGATAGCATTTACACTCCGTGTGAATATGAATATCGTTAACGATAGTACCTATTAGTGATGATTCGATATTACCATAGCACTATTATCTCATAGTAGATACCACCGCCCATCGCCCATGGTTAATTACGTTTCAAACCACCTTACCGGACTTATGACTTGACCTATGTTCCCCCTCCTCCATAGCCCAACACCCATCGATAATATAGGGGCGATAAATTTTTGAAGGATTTCCTCATTATTTATTTGTTAAGTTACATCCCGCCCCTTACCACAGTAATTTGACTTCACTTTGGGCACTTTGAtgacatttcttctttttgttaccATACGCTATTCATGAAACCAACTAGTAGATTGGTGTGGCATAGACCCTAACCATTGGCACGGAAAATTGCTAGTCATCGAGGACGCCATTTAAGTGTCTAATAAGTGTTTCAAAAGTAAGCAAATTTATCAATTGTTATCAAAGTTTACGACCCCATTTTACTATTCAAAAGTCAATCTAGAGTAGAATATAGAACTTGTTGTAAATCAACTGACcatctacttttgaggagattaGTAACGAAATCATACTTCATGccaatttcaaaagttgatttcttttaATGGTGACGAATCTAATGTTACCATAAGCCTGCGCCCTGGGGTGTTAGGCGGCATATCCCTGAGGAATCATAGAGATGAAAGTTATAATAGAACAGAAGTATCTCATGCAACTCCCCATGTGATAGTTATTAACTTATTATAGCCAAAATTGCGATGGCTAGTTCCAAAATGCTGCCGTCTCTTTTAGCTTTCTTAATagttattaaaattatatttcttTGCAATATGATGATCATAGGCTTCATAGCCACAATCGTAATTTATCGATAGATAATTAGTACGGTGGCGTGCATAATTGATATAATGCTAACATACCTTCTTAATTATGATAATCATAACACTAACCGTAACATAATAATAAGcgaatttattatttaattgaaGGTAATATGTGATTATCTACATTTTCGTTATCAAAAACATTATTCATAGAATTAGATAGCTTTACATATGATAACGAATATGAATAACAAGTTAACTATAGTATCCTATTAGTGATGATTCGATATTACCATATAGCACTATTATCTCATAGTAGATACAAGCGTGTATGAAATGGTTAATTACATTTAAGAAAGTATATATTACCGGAATTATGAGTTGATCTATGTTATACATTTATTCATAGTGACCAATATTCATGCGAATAAGATAGGTGTGATATTGACAATAAggattggaaagaaaaaattgcgCGTGTCATGGAGGACGAACACATATAAGTGTGACCATATTTAAGTGTTTCACAATAGGGATTTCAAGATCACGTAATGTTGAACAATCTATATGCAAGTTTACTATGACCCCATTGGTTATTTCTAACGCTCCCGCTCATGCTGGAGCATAGACATTATGTATGCCTAACTTGTTATATACATACTTGACTCGCGAACCATCGAGAGTCTCTCCGTGAAACGTACAATAGCCAAAGGGCCAAAAATCGTCTCATCTTCTCGGAATCAATGTGGCAGTCCTAATTTTACCAAAACGTCTACTTTTTAATGAATCGATCGTCAACATCTATATGTTGCTCCATTTAAAGCCTTTGTGAATGCACCCTCTAGAACGAGTGACGAGTGAGGCATAGCCACTAAGGAGAGGAATGAGTGAGAGGTGGAGGTGAGGAGAGAAGAGAATgtatctttttgaaatttttgacatattttttattctttttttttttttttttttttttttgtttttttggcccGAGGGCCAGCAAGGATCACTAGCTGACCCATGCTGGCCACAAGCAAGGATCGGGACGTCCTTTCTAGCATTGGGCAAGGGCATCCATAGCCTACATCCAAAATTAGAAAGCAAAGAAATTGTAAACATCGATACAAACGGTGAAAATGGCCATGTCAACATCGGGCGTGCTATGTAAGATCGTGATGACCACGTCATTAGTTTcgggccaaaattgattgaataga contains:
- the LOC115747081 gene encoding uncharacterized protein LOC115747081 isoform X1; this encodes MDSSARIRSFICSFWIFFLLFYGASGSAAEPTLVIGQSTSVQLSPVLLVENSPGSRPGTSLFCERVHIHGLSRMKHLSKIAHSVKVKILSNSSSLRPAKFEVCFHRNLSLGACMCPQNEWEKVGKGSWFRSMSPFDHKLLDIRVAGSSLETFELSIEEEYFLYRVVLLVMGLVLMTFASSLSNSLAFYYSSAMAVGIILVVLMVLFQGMRLLPTGRKNSLMIFIYSSLIGLGSFLLRYLPGLFHSILSELGISEDMYNPLAIFLLVFLVLTGAWLGFWVVRKLVLTEDGSVDVSTSHFVAWSIRVLAAVMILQCSLDPILALAALISGIATSYMIRRFGRLRFFRRLCRKLLSSPKDYGRTPRNSHVLHDSYDERGRSKMSSPGLYSSPLQGSRTPPTQPSGPEAYYSTFHTTPDGDRKRYSDDEWRKITKEYTKKSLEELVSSPDFSKWAVANAERITLAPINNNASTSWATRLRNLLPWT
- the LOC115747081 gene encoding uncharacterized protein LOC115747081 isoform X2, with the protein product MDSSARIRSFICSFWIFFLLFYGASGSAAEPTLVIGQSTSVQLSPVLLVENSPGSRPGTSLFCERVHIHGLSRMKHLSKIAHSVKVKILSNSSSLRPAKFEVCFHRNLSLGACMCPQNEWEKVGKGSWFRSMSPFDHKLLDIRVAGSSLETFELSIEEEYFLYRVVLLVMGLVLMTFASSLSNSLAFYYSSAMAVGIILVVLMVLFQGMRLLPTGRKNSLMIFIYSSLIGLGSFLLRYLPGLFHSILSELGISEDMYNPLAIFLLVFLVLTGAWLGFWVVRKLVLTEDGSVDVSTSHFVAWSIRVLAAVMILQCSLDPILALAALISGIATSYMIRRFGRLRFFRRLCRKLLSSPKDYGRTPRNSHVLHDSYDERGSRTPPTQPSGPEAYYSTFHTTPDGDRKRYSDDEWRKITKEYTKKSLEELVSSPDFSKWAVANAERITLAPINNNASTSWATRLRNLLPWT
- the LOC115747081 gene encoding uncharacterized protein LOC115747081 isoform X3; the encoded protein is MDSSARIRSFICSFWIFFLLFYGASGSAAEPTLVIGQSTSVQLSPVLLVENSPGSRPGTSLFCERVHIHGLSRMKHLSKIAHSVKVKILSNSSSLRPAKFEVCFHRNLSLGACMCPQNEWEKVGKGSWFRSMSPFDHKLLDIRVAGSSLETFELSIEEEYFLYRVVLLVMGLVLMTFASSLSNSLAFYYSSAMAVGIILVVLMVLFQGMRLLPTGRKNSLMIFIYSSLIGLGSFLLRYLPGLFHSILSELGISEDMYNPLAIFLLVFLVLTGAWLGFWVVRKLVLTEDGSVDVSTSHFVAWSIRVLAAVMILQCSLDPILALAALISGIATSYMIRRFGRLRFFRRLCRKLLSSPKDYGRTPRNSHVLHDSYDERGREQDATYSAIRSRGLLLYLPHHT